A DNA window from Candidatus Saccharimonadales bacterium contains the following coding sequences:
- a CDS encoding glycosyltransferase, with product MRIGLFTDTYRPSINGIVFVIESLRTNLEAEGHEVFIFCPASTVRRSQHAALFDDDDHIIRFPSIKGAFFDDYDTSLFFPPRVLSQAKSLNLDVIHFFTPSQVGLMGAYIAFKTDVPLIAQHCTDLRQYVEHYRSGMLLPGLLALVAILPFAVKVDGKDIRELMKMYRPRRERVQWNIDIVEHVVTLVYSKCDAVIALSRKSQKQLEGWQTEDNYNYDVTLMPNGVDRITPPTEGELTKFRQDWGIAGTDEVFGFVGRLGSEKNLDILIESIEKVVAARPKARLMFVGDYEYRERLEELAAESSCPDRITFTGALPREQLGAVYASMKVFVFPSLTDTQGWVLHEAALAGLPIVLLDRELSEVMVPGVSGEYADNNADSVAEKVTDLLAHPKKRQEYGEQSQKLARRFTERHQVKKLITLYERVTKSHLTD from the coding sequence ATGCGCATAGGCCTTTTTACTGACACCTATAGACCATCCATAAATGGAATTGTATTTGTTATCGAATCTCTCCGTACTAATCTTGAGGCTGAGGGTCACGAAGTATTTATATTTTGTCCAGCAAGTACTGTGCGTCGTTCTCAGCATGCTGCCCTGTTTGACGATGATGACCATATTATTCGATTCCCAAGTATAAAAGGCGCATTTTTTGATGATTATGACACTAGTCTTTTCTTCCCTCCTCGTGTGTTATCACAAGCTAAATCATTAAATCTTGATGTGATTCACTTCTTTACCCCAAGTCAGGTTGGTCTTATGGGTGCCTATATCGCATTTAAAACTGATGTGCCGCTGATCGCTCAGCACTGTACGGACCTTCGCCAATATGTGGAACATTATAGAAGCGGTATGCTTCTCCCGGGTCTACTCGCGCTCGTTGCAATACTGCCTTTTGCGGTTAAAGTTGACGGCAAAGACATCCGCGAGCTTATGAAAATGTATCGTCCCCGGCGTGAACGCGTTCAATGGAATATAGACATTGTTGAGCATGTCGTTACGCTCGTCTATAGTAAATGTGATGCGGTCATTGCTCTTAGCCGAAAAAGCCAGAAACAACTTGAGGGTTGGCAGACAGAAGATAATTATAATTATGATGTGACACTAATGCCAAACGGCGTTGACCGTATTACTCCACCAACTGAAGGCGAGTTAACAAAGTTTCGTCAAGATTGGGGTATTGCAGGAACGGACGAGGTATTTGGTTTTGTAGGTAGACTTGGGTCGGAAAAAAATCTTGATATATTAATTGAATCCATAGAAAAAGTTGTTGCAGCCCGTCCAAAAGCTCGACTTATGTTCGTGGGTGATTATGAATATCGTGAGAGACTTGAGGAACTAGCCGCTGAGTCATCTTGCCCTGATCGTATCACTTTTACTGGAGCCCTTCCCCGTGAGCAACTGGGTGCTGTATACGCATCTATGAAAGTGTTTGTATTTCCTTCTCTTACAGATACTCAAGGCTGGGTACTTCATGAAGCTGCGCTTGCTGGCCTACCTATTGTTCTGCTCGACCGTGAACTATCTGAAGTAATGGTTCCTGGTGTAAGTGGCGAATATGCAGACAATAATGCTGATAGTGTAGCTGAAAAAGTGACAGATCTTTTGGCACATCCAAAAAAACGTCAAGAATACGGTGAGCAAAGTCAAAAATTAGCGCGTCGTTTTACTGAAAGACATCAAGTTAAAAAACTTATCACATTGTACGAACGCGTTACTAAAAGTCACCTTACTGACTAA
- the pyrH gene encoding UMP kinase has product MYKRILLKLSGEQLQGEFEGGFDAKRAAWIAAEVKKVTDSEVVIMIGGGNYARGAQLTGGGVQRVSADNIGMMATMMNAVALTDVFNNEGLPASAVSNIKADQIIDQFTHRRALSHLKKGRVVIVAGGIGRPYLTTDTAAVSLALELECDVILKATKVDGVYDSDPHKNPAAQKYEKISLQQAVEQPDIQIMDKAAIALAADHNQSIIVFELLVEDNIAKVARGELVGTTISS; this is encoded by the coding sequence ATGTATAAACGTATTCTTTTAAAACTATCAGGCGAACAACTTCAAGGCGAATTCGAGGGTGGGTTTGATGCAAAACGTGCAGCTTGGATCGCAGCCGAAGTTAAAAAGGTTACAGATTCAGAGGTCGTCATTATGATCGGTGGCGGCAATTATGCACGTGGGGCGCAGCTAACTGGTGGTGGCGTTCAGCGTGTCAGCGCCGATAATATCGGCATGATGGCCACAATGATGAATGCGGTCGCACTGACAGATGTATTTAACAATGAAGGACTTCCCGCTAGTGCTGTCAGCAATATTAAAGCGGATCAGATTATTGATCAGTTTACTCATCGTCGTGCCCTCTCGCACCTTAAAAAAGGTCGTGTTGTTATAGTTGCGGGTGGTATAGGTCGCCCATATCTCACAACTGACACTGCTGCAGTTAGTTTGGCGCTCGAGTTAGAGTGCGACGTCATCTTGAAAGCCACAAAAGTTGATGGTGTCTATGACAGTGATCCTCATAAAAATCCTGCTGCACAAAAATATGAAAAGATTAGTCTACAGCAAGCAGTTGAGCAACCGGATATTCAAATAATGGATAAGGCAGCAATTGCGCTTGCCGCCGACCATAACCAATCAATTATTGTTTTTGAACTTTTAGTTGAAGATAATATCGCTAAAGTTGCTCGGGGTGAACTGGTCGGGACAACTATCAGTAGCTAG
- a CDS encoding glutaredoxin domain-containing protein, whose protein sequence is MSDTAQVTIYSTTWCAFCHTEAQWLDKLGIPYIKKDIEEDKEAYAELMTKINGNFQGVPVTDIAGDIVLGFDRPKIDAAIKAHNIAPVSAA, encoded by the coding sequence ATGAGCGATACAGCACAGGTCACTATTTACAGCACTACTTGGTGCGCTTTCTGCCACACTGAAGCACAGTGGCTAGACAAGCTAGGTATTCCATATATCAAAAAAGATATAGAGGAAGATAAAGAAGCCTACGCTGAATTAATGACTAAAATTAACGGGAACTTTCAGGGTGTCCCTGTTACTGACATTGCAGGTGATATCGTTCTTGGATTCGATCGTCCAAAAATTGATGCTGCAATTAAAGCACATAATATTGCACCCGTTTCAGCGGCATAA
- a CDS encoding PKD domain-containing protein, with protein sequence MKKLLAILLSIAAIATVGATQLHAQGRDCDTNSVIYCGALTASEFTQKYNQNKTGDLPGLYAHYGINPTAISSAKDGITTKDGRVIVDGKVVATNARSVGRQNMPGSTSFKVGSTTFYERATSTSFASDSISAFVFFDKDGNFTGAILKSCANAVKAIPVPPKPKPVQTAACVSITPTISNRNKVHLTTTATVTNGAKVTGYVFDFGDGKSATTSANMTDHVYAQPGKYTAKVTVKTTLGDRTASTCSTSFTIPPQPLAECKSLIATISNRNDYKLTATSSVSGGATVSAYTFVIKDKSGKVVKTTTQSSPVLTGSLQDGTYTATVTAKTSLGDRNSSACTAGFTISPQPIAECKQLTATISNRTHYTLNALASASGGAKITSYQFVIKDSAGKVVSNVNSTTTMTSGDLTPGAYTAQVTAKTSLGDRTSNSCKTEIAIDVEVCAVPGKETFPANSPNCVENCTVPGKETLPKDSPECVVPPVTPPELPHTGAGDGIGAVIGLSAIVASTGYYVASRRSLLSAMLNR encoded by the coding sequence ATGAAAAAATTGTTAGCAATCTTATTATCAATTGCCGCTATAGCGACAGTTGGTGCAACACAGCTACACGCACAAGGTCGTGACTGTGATACAAACTCAGTTATTTACTGTGGTGCATTAACAGCTAGTGAGTTTACTCAAAAGTATAACCAGAACAAAACAGGTGATCTTCCTGGGCTATATGCTCATTATGGTATCAATCCTACTGCTATTAGTTCCGCTAAAGATGGAATTACTACTAAAGACGGTCGTGTTATCGTTGATGGTAAAGTAGTTGCAACAAACGCACGCAGCGTTGGTCGCCAGAATATGCCAGGTAGTACTTCATTTAAAGTTGGTAGTACTACATTCTATGAACGAGCTACATCAACAAGCTTTGCATCTGACAGTATATCTGCATTTGTATTCTTTGATAAAGATGGTAATTTCACAGGAGCAATCCTTAAATCATGTGCTAACGCAGTTAAGGCAATCCCAGTACCTCCTAAACCAAAACCTGTTCAAACAGCAGCTTGCGTAAGCATTACACCAACAATCTCTAACCGTAACAAAGTCCACCTAACGACTACTGCAACTGTTACGAACGGTGCAAAAGTTACTGGTTATGTATTTGACTTTGGTGATGGTAAATCTGCCACTACTAGTGCGAATATGACCGACCATGTTTATGCTCAACCTGGTAAATATACAGCTAAAGTAACTGTTAAAACAACACTTGGGGATAGAACTGCTAGCACTTGTAGTACATCTTTTACAATTCCTCCTCAGCCACTAGCAGAATGTAAAAGTCTCATCGCAACAATTAGTAACCGTAATGATTACAAGCTCACTGCGACATCTAGCGTATCCGGCGGTGCTACTGTAAGCGCTTACACATTTGTCATCAAAGACAAGAGTGGTAAAGTCGTTAAGACAACGACTCAAAGTAGCCCAGTACTTACTGGATCACTCCAAGACGGTACATACACAGCGACAGTAACTGCGAAAACAAGTCTTGGCGATCGAAACAGTAGTGCATGTACTGCAGGTTTCACAATTAGCCCCCAGCCAATTGCTGAATGTAAACAGTTGACTGCAACGATTTCAAATCGTACCCACTACACACTTAATGCGCTTGCAAGTGCTTCTGGTGGTGCAAAAATTACTAGCTACCAGTTTGTTATCAAAGATAGCGCTGGCAAAGTAGTATCAAATGTTAACAGCACAACTACAATGACTTCAGGCGACCTTACTCCTGGCGCATATACTGCACAGGTAACAGCAAAAACTAGCCTTGGTGACCGAACATCGAATAGCTGTAAAACCGAAATTGCAATTGACGTAGAAGTCTGTGCAGTTCCAGGTAAAGAGACATTCCCTGCAAACAGTCCTAACTGTGTTGAAAACTGTACAGTTCCAGGTAAAGAAACACTTCCAAAAGACAGCCCTGAGTGTGTTGTTCCTCCTGTAACTCCACCTGAACTACCTCACACAGGCGCAGGTGACGGTATTGGTGCAGTCATTGGCCTATCTGCCATCGTAGCAAGTACTGGCTATTACGTCGCAAGCCGACGCAGCCTACTTTCAGCAATGCTTAACCGATAA
- a CDS encoding ABC transporter ATP-binding protein has product MKSIWRIIRFTSELRRYYIGVAVFTILIAAVSQLVPILTKAAIDEISKLSGGGHVDITKVAIFAGLIFLTDISQTLFSNFSNYLGDMLAANQQRLLSNRYYAHVLRLPQRYFDTELTGTIISRMNRGIHQISDFTQALSNNFLFFLFSSVFTLIIVAQYSWPIALILLAMYPIFIWLTALTSEKWLVWQKEINQKSDVASGRFAESVGQVRVVKSFAQEKHELQIFGKLMNSLVKTTSPQSIYWQKHDAIRRSVLASMTFALYAFIFIEAANGKYSIGTMVLLIQYTQLMRIPLFSISYLVGQTQRAIANSKDYFTVMDEKPEITDQENAKKLDVVRGAVVFKNVTFGYDAKSPVLKDLSFDVPADSKIALVGESGQGKTTITSLLLRLYDVTSGSITIDDQNINDVTQESLRRNIAVVFQDSALFSGTIRENIAYARPNATDEEVKAAAISANAHEFISKFENQYSTEIGERGLKLSGGQKQRIAIARALLKDAPILILDEATSSLDTRSERKVQEALERLMKGRTTLIIAHRLSTIQSVDTIVTLQNGKVDECGSPEQLASSGGIYSQLLELQQNNTEKAAKKLKQYELQG; this is encoded by the coding sequence ATGAAAAGTATTTGGCGAATTATCCGCTTTACTAGTGAGCTGCGACGATATTACATCGGTGTCGCAGTTTTTACCATTTTAATTGCCGCCGTCTCACAACTTGTACCGATTCTTACAAAGGCAGCGATAGATGAGATTAGCAAGCTATCAGGAGGCGGACATGTGGACATCACAAAAGTTGCGATCTTTGCTGGTTTAATATTTTTGACTGATATTAGTCAAACTCTGTTTAGCAATTTTAGTAACTATTTGGGAGATATGCTTGCAGCTAATCAACAGCGCCTACTAAGCAATCGTTATTACGCACATGTGTTAAGGTTACCTCAGCGTTATTTTGACACTGAATTAACAGGAACGATCATAAGCCGGATGAACCGTGGCATTCACCAAATAAGCGACTTTACTCAAGCACTAAGTAATAATTTCCTATTTTTCTTATTTAGCTCAGTTTTTACTCTTATTATCGTCGCTCAGTATTCCTGGCCAATCGCACTTATACTACTCGCCATGTACCCAATTTTCATATGGCTTACCGCACTTACGAGCGAAAAGTGGCTTGTCTGGCAAAAAGAAATCAACCAAAAAAGCGACGTAGCCAGTGGACGATTTGCAGAAAGTGTCGGTCAAGTCCGCGTGGTCAAGAGTTTTGCCCAAGAAAAGCATGAGCTTCAAATATTTGGTAAATTAATGAACTCATTAGTCAAAACAACAAGTCCCCAGAGCATCTACTGGCAGAAACACGATGCAATTCGTCGCAGCGTCCTGGCGTCAATGACATTTGCACTATATGCATTCATATTTATTGAAGCAGCAAATGGTAAATACAGTATTGGTACTATGGTGTTATTGATTCAGTATACACAGTTAATGCGTATACCTTTATTTAGTATCAGCTACCTTGTTGGCCAGACTCAACGTGCGATTGCAAATAGCAAAGACTATTTCACAGTCATGGACGAAAAACCTGAGATCACAGATCAGGAAAATGCAAAAAAACTAGACGTTGTACGTGGTGCGGTTGTATTTAAAAATGTCACATTTGGATATGATGCGAAGTCTCCCGTGTTAAAAGATTTAAGTTTTGATGTTCCTGCAGATAGTAAAATTGCACTCGTAGGAGAGAGTGGTCAAGGCAAAACGACAATAACAAGCCTTCTTCTGCGTCTTTACGATGTAACGAGTGGTTCGATCACTATTGATGATCAAAATATTAATGATGTTACCCAGGAAAGCCTTCGTCGAAATATTGCAGTTGTATTTCAAGACTCTGCATTATTCAGCGGAACAATCCGCGAGAACATTGCATATGCCCGACCGAATGCGACTGACGAGGAAGTTAAAGCAGCTGCAATTTCTGCAAATGCACATGAATTTATTAGTAAATTCGAGAATCAATATAGTACTGAAATTGGCGAGCGTGGGTTGAAACTATCAGGTGGCCAAAAACAACGTATCGCTATTGCAAGAGCGCTTTTAAAAGATGCTCCCATACTCATACTTGATGAAGCAACGAGCAGCCTTGATACACGTAGCGAGAGAAAAGTACAAGAGGCATTAGAGCGTTTAATGAAAGGACGAACAACTCTCATTATTGCGCACCGTCTTAGTACAATCCAATCGGTTGATACGATCGTCACGCTTCAAAATGGTAAGGTTGATGAATGCGGCTCACCTGAACAGCTAGCTTCAAGTGGTGGCATCTATTCTCAGCTACTCGAACTCCAGCAAAATAATACAGAAAAAGCTGCTAAAAAATTAAAACAATATGAACTTCAAGGCTAG
- a CDS encoding alpha/beta hydrolase produces MDYQTWDRDALQKTTYGHSGSSTAVWSTKPNGKPLIILVHGISGDHHGLAAIAYELSSLYQIAIVELPGHGNSDPIPLPDAKSLQRWFSATLKSITTTIGNPALICAHSFGCSAVLSQEIIDKYTIILLNPVPTPSRTYARYAKGIMRSASFWAHIYNWPFLVYLRGRALMQVRSKAARKRVSWAGHASRANYTQTVYQAGLVDMILDGSAYRYASDGKVKLVICGLHDTTATQRDHPSFAKIFGSTEVTFVSGGHLLPIESPDVVARIIKSSMLH; encoded by the coding sequence ATGGATTATCAAACTTGGGACCGCGATGCCCTACAAAAGACGACGTATGGCCACAGCGGATCCTCAACTGCAGTTTGGAGTACAAAGCCAAACGGCAAGCCTCTCATTATTCTTGTCCATGGCATTAGCGGCGATCATCACGGCCTAGCTGCCATTGCATACGAACTTTCCTCGCTTTATCAAATTGCTATTGTTGAGCTACCTGGGCATGGCAATAGTGACCCTATTCCACTTCCTGACGCCAAAAGTCTACAACGTTGGTTTAGCGCAACACTTAAAAGTATTACTACCACCATAGGCAATCCAGCGCTTATCTGCGCGCATTCGTTTGGCTGCTCAGCAGTTTTATCTCAAGAGATTATTGATAAATATACAATTATTTTGCTAAATCCCGTTCCAACGCCGAGTCGAACCTATGCCCGTTATGCAAAAGGTATCATGAGATCTGCCTCATTCTGGGCACACATCTATAACTGGCCTTTTTTAGTTTATCTTCGTGGACGAGCGCTTATGCAGGTTCGATCAAAAGCTGCCCGTAAAAGAGTGAGTTGGGCTGGACATGCGTCAAGAGCAAATTATACACAGACTGTTTATCAGGCTGGTCTAGTGGATATGATTTTGGACGGTTCGGCGTATCGCTACGCCTCTGATGGTAAGGTGAAATTAGTGATTTGTGGACTACACGACACAACTGCGACTCAGCGTGATCACCCAAGCTTTGCGAAAATTTTCGGCTCAACTGAAGTAACTTTTGTAAGTGGGGGTCATTTATTACCGATCGAGTCTCCAGATGTAGTCGCAAGGATAATAAAATCATCCATGCTACACTAG
- the smpB gene encoding SsrA-binding protein SmpB — MAQKKKVVTKPGAVVNRRARFDYELGEDLVVGLALTGPEVRAARDGHVQLKGSFVTIRDNELWLNNTSFSIMLQKKGDPTSRSIDTSPRKLLAHRKQITDLAIRRKQGMTIVPTKLITTSRHIKIVIALGKGKKNYDKRETLKRRDQERDASRAIKNS; from the coding sequence ATGGCACAAAAAAAGAAAGTCGTGACTAAACCTGGAGCCGTCGTCAATCGTCGGGCTCGGTTTGATTATGAACTTGGCGAAGATCTTGTGGTCGGCCTAGCGCTTACAGGGCCTGAGGTTCGAGCTGCTCGAGATGGACATGTACAACTCAAAGGTTCTTTTGTGACAATTCGCGACAACGAATTATGGCTTAATAATACTAGTTTTAGCATTATGCTACAAAAAAAAGGTGACCCTACCAGTCGAAGTATCGATACGAGCCCCCGTAAGCTGCTTGCACACCGTAAACAGATTACTGATCTTGCAATCCGCCGTAAACAGGGCATGACAATAGTACCGACAAAACTTATCACAACAAGTAGACACATAAAAATTGTTATTGCGCTAGGTAAGGGTAAAAAGAATTATGACAAGCGTGAAACCCTGAAACGTCGTGATCAAGAACGTGATGCGTCACGTGCAATAAAAAACAGCTAA
- a CDS encoding glycosyltransferase family 4 protein has translation MNKIRVNIVSESDISVQGHGVHTAYDEIATALEKRDDVTLIRGDFGKKTDCDIVHLHTIGPRTWRKLSQSGPKKVISAHVVPASLVGSIVLAKYWSFAASWYMKWFYNRADKVLAVSGTVAKILHDDLKVPQKKIEVFYNTIDMKRYVTTGSEKTAARSRLKLSDDAFIVLGNGQVQPRKRLDIFVKMAQALPDVTFIWVGGIPFKQLGADYASMHRLMTEVPDNLRVTGVIPHSDVKDYFAVADIFCLPAEQENHPMCVLEAASRGIPIILRDIPEYDDTFGHDAWRCDDDHFIEAVAMLRDNDDLYKQWVTKTQSIAERFDSGLAAERLVKLYRQLV, from the coding sequence ATGAATAAAATTCGCGTTAACATCGTGTCGGAAAGTGATATTTCGGTTCAAGGTCATGGAGTTCACACAGCTTATGATGAAATAGCTACTGCACTTGAAAAGCGTGATGACGTCACTCTTATCAGAGGTGACTTTGGTAAAAAAACGGACTGTGATATTGTCCACCTTCATACTATTGGTCCGCGTACGTGGCGAAAATTATCCCAGTCTGGTCCTAAGAAGGTTATTTCGGCTCATGTCGTTCCAGCTTCACTCGTAGGTTCGATAGTTCTTGCCAAGTATTGGTCGTTTGCTGCTTCTTGGTATATGAAATGGTTCTATAACCGTGCAGACAAAGTCCTTGCCGTGTCGGGTACGGTTGCTAAAATCCTGCACGATGATCTGAAAGTGCCACAGAAAAAAATTGAGGTATTCTATAATACAATCGACATGAAGCGCTACGTCACTACTGGCTCAGAGAAAACCGCTGCTCGTAGCCGCCTTAAACTCTCAGATGATGCATTTATAGTTCTTGGAAATGGCCAGGTTCAGCCGCGTAAACGTCTTGATATTTTTGTAAAAATGGCACAAGCATTGCCAGATGTAACATTTATATGGGTTGGTGGCATACCCTTTAAGCAGTTAGGTGCGGACTACGCGTCAATGCATCGACTCATGACAGAAGTCCCAGATAATCTGAGGGTTACGGGAGTTATTCCACATTCAGACGTTAAAGATTACTTTGCCGTTGCTGACATTTTCTGTCTGCCAGCAGAACAGGAGAATCATCCTATGTGCGTACTAGAAGCTGCAAGTAGAGGCATACCTATTATTCTGCGGGATATTCCTGAGTATGATGACACATTTGGCCATGATGCATGGCGCTGTGATGACGATCATTTCATTGAAGCTGTCGCTATGTTACGTGATAACGATGATCTATATAAGCAATGGGTTACGAAAACGCAATCTATTGCAGAACGATTTGATTCAGGCCTTGCTGCAGAGCGTCTCGTCAAACTGTATAGGCAGCTGGTATAA
- a CDS encoding ABC-F family ATP-binding cassette domain-containing protein, with product MDQMIADITISEKSFGPKILMSGIKFSIDDSEKIGVIGRNGVGKSTLFGILTGGDKDFTGDVIYKRGTVIVSTAQEHHDMGNTTVLQYVLAGLPEYAELSQIMETYPVTMGDDMKMIDTYTTALQRFDDKGFYQIEEQIERELDNFQLPNIAHQQFSTLSGGQKRLVEVIKIMHSQAQLALVDEPTNHMDYVAKDQFIDWMKSASEAMLVITHDRDVLREVDRIVELKDGESVSYKGNYDAYLKQNAVSTGSQMNEFEMIEKRIVNLKVKVLDYQRLKEKSRNPGTIQKFKRLEENSRKELNELQAKEKPSFWIDKESAANLHYKVAAQYDKFKSKNIRMNMKADESRSKHVLVSAKNLSLGYGDTALFGGVNIDLREGEALEVRGRNGAGKTTLIKALLGDKTPKVFSGEVTLDSHVRIGVYEQEVLPTYFDLPLALAVEKMYLSRDLPISTTKIRSLLSDYLFTEGDGHVPVSKLSGGQKARFQLITMLANDPQLLILDEPTNHLDLPSIEELETALGRYSGAILYVSHDGYFRKQLGGDVVQVGTK from the coding sequence ATGGATCAGATGATCGCTGATATTACTATTTCTGAAAAAAGCTTTGGCCCTAAGATTCTTATGAGTGGGATTAAGTTTAGTATTGATGATAGTGAAAAAATTGGTGTTATTGGTCGGAATGGTGTTGGTAAATCGACGCTGTTTGGCATTCTTACTGGCGGTGATAAAGATTTTACTGGTGATGTTATCTATAAACGCGGTACCGTGATCGTATCAACCGCGCAGGAACACCACGATATGGGAAATACGACAGTTCTTCAATATGTTCTTGCTGGTCTACCCGAATATGCAGAACTTTCTCAGATTATGGAAACGTACCCAGTTACTATGGGTGATGATATGAAAATGATAGACACTTACACGACAGCATTACAACGCTTTGATGATAAAGGTTTTTATCAAATAGAGGAACAGATTGAGCGTGAGCTTGATAATTTTCAGTTACCAAATATTGCACACCAACAATTTTCGACACTATCAGGTGGTCAAAAACGATTGGTTGAGGTGATTAAAATTATGCATTCTCAGGCGCAGCTTGCGCTTGTCGACGAACCGACGAACCACATGGATTATGTCGCCAAAGATCAGTTTATTGATTGGATGAAGTCCGCTTCTGAAGCCATGCTTGTTATTACTCACGACCGTGATGTACTTCGTGAGGTTGATCGAATCGTAGAGCTAAAAGACGGTGAAAGTGTGAGTTACAAGGGTAACTATGACGCATATTTGAAGCAAAATGCTGTGTCTACAGGTAGCCAAATGAATGAATTTGAAATGATTGAAAAGCGTATCGTAAATCTAAAAGTAAAAGTTCTCGACTATCAGCGTCTTAAGGAGAAGTCACGAAATCCGGGAACGATCCAAAAGTTTAAGCGCCTCGAAGAAAATAGCCGAAAAGAACTAAATGAATTACAAGCAAAAGAAAAGCCTAGCTTTTGGATTGATAAGGAGTCCGCAGCAAATCTTCACTATAAGGTTGCTGCTCAATATGACAAATTTAAGTCTAAAAATATTCGTATGAATATGAAAGCTGATGAGTCGAGAAGCAAGCACGTTCTCGTAAGCGCAAAAAACCTTAGCCTTGGGTACGGTGACACGGCACTATTTGGTGGCGTTAATATCGATCTTCGTGAAGGCGAAGCTCTTGAGGTTCGAGGGCGTAACGGTGCTGGTAAAACGACGCTTATAAAAGCCTTACTAGGTGATAAGACACCGAAAGTTTTCTCCGGTGAAGTAACTCTTGATTCGCATGTGCGCATTGGAGTTTATGAGCAAGAAGTGCTACCGACATACTTTGATCTTCCACTAGCATTAGCAGTCGAAAAAATGTATCTTTCTCGCGACTTACCTATATCTACAACAAAAATTCGTAGTCTTCTTAGTGATTATTTATTCACGGAAGGAGATGGTCATGTTCCAGTTTCAAAACTATCTGGTGGTCAAAAAGCTCGTTTTCAATTAATTACAATGCTTGCAAATGATCCGCAGCTTTTGATACTTGATGAGCCGACAAACCACCTTGATCTTCCATCAATTGAGGAGTTGGAGACAGCACTTGGAAGATATAGTGGTGCAATTTTGTATGTGAGTCATGATGGATATTTCCGTAAACAACTTGGAGGTGATGTCGTTCAGGTTGGTACTAAATAA